In the genome of Vicia villosa cultivar HV-30 ecotype Madison, WI linkage group LG7, Vvil1.0, whole genome shotgun sequence, one region contains:
- the LOC131619505 gene encoding auxin response factor 17-like encodes MAQQQQFCNVDPRIWQECAGDSFTVPKLHSRVYYFPLGHLQHSPITPNIQTLSLLRPFILCTVSSIDFLADLETDQIFAKLLLTPVIDATVVPIEASNQEDNGDRVVSYAKTISKSDANNGGGFYVPRACANSIFPPLDLTTPLSSQELSVTDVCGVVWTIRHVHGWHPKRHLLTTGWTAFVKKKHLVGGDTLVFIKKSAGKIFVGIRRHNMSAAASKITEKTVIDAVELAKTNTPFEVMCYPRVDGFDFVVEDKVVENAIKVNWNTGMRVTHKVKGGSIFHGTISAFSHPSTHPWRMLRVEWDEPNVSRNLKRVSPWQVKPDVSIPLLHQQFPLNLDGMLGVRQNHFSGSTSSNSLKDRFI; translated from the exons ATggctcaacaacaacaattctgCAATGTAGATCCAAGAATATGGCAAGAATGTGCAGGAGATTCTTTCACTGTTCCCAAACTCCATTCTAGAGTCTATTATTTTCCTCTTGGTCATTTACAACACTCTCCTATAACACCTAACATCCAAACACTCTCCCTCCTCCGCCCATTCATTCTTTGCACAGTCAGCTCTATTGATTTTCTTGCAGATCTTGAAACTGATCAAATCTTTGCAAAACTACTCCTCACTCCCGTCATTGACGCAACTGTTGTTCCTATTGAGGCTAGCAATCAAGAAGACAATGGTGATCGTGTCGTTTCATATGCAAAGACTATATCTAAATCTGATGCTAACAATGGAGGTGGATTCTATGTACCTCGGGCCTGCGCTAACTCAATCTTTCCGCCGCTTGACTTGACAACTCCATTGTCATCTCAAGAACTTTCTGTCACCGATGTTTGCGGTGTTGTCTGGACCATTCGCCACGTTCATGGCTGGCATCCCAAGCGACACCTACTCACCACCGGCTGGACTGCATTTGTTAAGAAGAAGCATCTTGTTGGCGGGGATACCCTTGTTTTCATTAAAAAGTCGGCTGGAAAGATATTTGTTGGAATCCGCCGCCATAATATGTCTGCAGCCGCTAGTAAAATAACCGAAAAGACAGTTATCGATGCTGTAGAATTGGCTAAGACGAATACACCATTTGAAGTCATGTGTTATCCCAGGGTTGATGGTTTTGATTTTGTGGTGGAAGATAAAGTTGTGGAGAATGCCATAAAGGTTAATTGGAATACTGGAATGAGAGTTACACACAAAGTTAAGGGAGGCTCAATTTTTCATGGGACAATATCTGCATTCTCCCATCCTTCAACTCATCCATGGCGCATGCTACGG GTTGAATGGGATGAACCCAATGTCTCGAGGAATCTAAAGCGTGTAAGTCCGTGGCAGGTTAAACCTGATGTTAGCATACCTCTACTACATCAACAGTTTCCCTTGAATTTGGATGGCATGCTGGGAGTCAGGCAAAATCATTTTTctggatccacttcttccaacTCTTTGAAAGATAGGTTCATTTGA